A window of the Manduca sexta isolate Smith_Timp_Sample1 unplaced genomic scaffold, JHU_Msex_v1.0 HiC_scaffold_1504, whole genome shotgun sequence genome harbors these coding sequences:
- the LOC119191419 gene encoding trypsin, alkaline B-like, with amino-acid sequence MRLFLALLALGFAAVAAVPANPQRIVGGSPTTIQQYPTIVAVLFSWEGNTFHQHCGGTILNNRTILTAAHCPYNEPVNRWRIRTGSTFANSGGVVHNVNSYRIYPKYNPRTLNNDIAIMRTASIISFNNAAQPARIAGPNYIVGDNQVVWAAGWGALWYQGPGSERLRHVQVWTVNMVTCRARYAAVGAILSDSMLCSGWLDVGGRDQCQGDSGGPLYHNGVVVGVCSWGHECALPNLPGINARVSRFANWIRNNA; translated from the exons ATGCGTCTCTTCCTCGCTTTACTGGCTCTGGGCTTCGCAGCCGTAGCGG ctgTCCCAGCAAACCCTCAGAGAATCGTGGGTGGTTCTCCTACCACTATTCAGCAGTATCCTACCATTGTTGCTGTGCTGTTCTCCTGGGAAGGAAACACTTTCCACCAACACTGCGGTGGTACTATTCTCAATAACAGAACTATCCTTACTGCAGCTCACTGCCccta CAACGAGCCAGTCAACAGATGGCGTATACGAACTGGTTCGACTTTCGCGAACAGCGGAGGTGTTGTTCATAACGTCAACAGCTACAGGATCTACCCTAAGTACAACCCAAGAACTCTTAACAACGACATCGCTATTATGCGCACCGCCAGCATAATTTCCTTCAACAACGCCGCACAGCCCGCCAGAATTGCTGGCCCCAACTACATCGTCGGTGATAACCAAGTTGTCTGGGCCGCCGGATGGGGTGCCCTCTGG TACCAAGGTCCTGGATCGGAACGTCTGCGCCACGTCCAGGTCTGGACTGTGAACATGGTCACGTGCAGGGCTCGCTACGCCGCTGTTGGTGCCATTCTCTCCGACAGCATGTTGTGCTCCGGCTGGCTCGACGTCGGCGGTCGCGACCAGTGCCAGGGTGACTCCGGTGGTCCTCTATACCACAACGGTGTCGTCGTTGGAGTGTGCTCTTGGGGACACGAATGCGCTTTGCCTAACTTACCTGGTATCAACGCACGTGTCTCACGCTTCGCTAACTGGATCAGGAACAACGCTTAA
- the LOC115449889 gene encoding LOW QUALITY PROTEIN: trypsin, alkaline C-like (The sequence of the model RefSeq protein was modified relative to this genomic sequence to represent the inferred CDS: deleted 1 base in 1 codon) → MRLFLALLALGFAAVAAVPANPQRIVGGSTTTIDQYPTIVAMLYSWDGNSFYQNCGGTILNNRSILTAGHCAYNEPVNRWRVRIGSTFANSGGIVHNFNRSRVYPNYNPRTLNNDIAIMQTATTIAFNNVAQPARIAGPNYIVRDNEVLWAAGWGAIEYKGPGSEQLRHVQLWNVKMVTCRARYATIGVILSDSMMCSGWLDVGGRDQCQGDSGGPLYHNGVVVGVCSWGHKCATPNFPGINARVARFSNWITNNA, encoded by the exons ATGCGTCTCTTTCTCGCTTTACTGGCTCTGGGCTTCGCAGCCGTAGCGG cTGTCCCAGCAAACCCTCAGAGGATCGTGGGTGGTTCTACTACTACTATTGAT CAGTATCCCACGATTGTTGCTATGCTGTACTCCTGGGATGGAAACAGTTTCTACcaaaattgcggtggtaccattCTTAATAACAGAAGTATCCTCACTGCTGGTCACTGCGCCTA CAACGAACCAGTCAATAGATGGCGTGTACGAATTGGTTCGACTTTTGCGAACAGCGGTGGCATCGTTCACAACTTCAACCGCTCCAGGGTCTACCCTAACTACAACCCAAGAACTCTTAATAACGACATCGCCATTATGCAGACCGCCACCACAATTGCCTTCAACAACGTCGCACAACCCGCAAGAATTGCTGGCCCCAACTACATCGTCCGTGACAATGAAGTTTTATGGGCCGCCGGATGGGGTGCCATCGAG TACAAAGGTCCTGGATCGGAACAGCTGCGCCACGTCCAGCTCTGGAATGTGAAAATGGTCACGTGCAGGGCTCGCTACGCCACTATTGGTGTCATTCTCTCCGACAGCATGATGTGCTCCGGCTGGCTCGACGTCGGCGGTCGCGACCAGTGCCAGGGTGACTCCGGCGGTCCTCTCTACCACAACGGTGTCGTCGTTGGAGTGTGCTCCTGGGGACACAAATGCGCTACGCCCAACTTTCCTGGTATTAACGCCCGTGTCGCACGTTTCTCTAACTGGATCACCAACAACGCTTAA
- the LOC119191421 gene encoding trypsin, alkaline A-like, with amino-acid sequence MRLFLALLALGFAAVAAVPANPQRIVGGGSTTTIQQYPTIVALLFSRNGNTFFQACGGIILNNRNVLTAAHCPSNGDAVNRWRVRSGSTYANSGGAVHNLNRVRIHPNFNRRTLDNDIAIMRTTSNIAFNNAAQPARIAGANYNVGDNQVVWAAGWGAIRSGGPSSEQLRHVQVWTVNQATCRSRYASIGRSVTDNMLCSGWLDVGGRDQCQGDSGGPLYHNGVVVGVCSWGEECALARFPGVNARVSRFANWIRNNS; translated from the exons ATGCGTCTCTTCCTCGCTTTACTGGCTCTGGGCTTCGCAGCCGTAGCGG cTGTCCCGGCAAACCCTCAGAGGATCGTGGGTGGCGGTTCTACTACCACTATTCAGCAGTATCCCACCATTGTTGCTCTGCTGTTCTCCAGGAATGGAAACACTTTCTTCCAAGCCTGCGGTGGTATCATTCTTAATAACAGAAATGTCCTCACCGCTGCTCATTGCcccagtaa TGGAGACGCAGTGAACAGATGGCGTGTTCGATCTGGTTCGACTTACGCGAACAGCGGCGGTGCCGTCCACAACTTGAACAGAGTCAGAATCCACCCTAATTTTAACAGGAGAACTCTTGATAACGATATCGCTATTATGCGCACCACCAGCAACATTGCCTTCAACAACGCTGCACAACCCGCCAGAATTGCTGGCGCCAACTACAACGTCGGTGACAACCAAGTTGTCTGGGCCGCCGGATGGGGTGCCATCAGG AGCGGTGGTCCTTCATCGGAGCAACTGCGCCACGTTCAGGTTTGGACTGTGAACCAGGCTACGTGTAGGTCTCGCTACGCCAGTATTGGTCGCAGCGTCACTGACAACATGTTGTGCTCCGGCTGGCTCGACGTCGGCGGTCGCGATCAGTGCCAGGGTGACTCCGGTGGTCCTCTCTACCACAACGGTGTCGTAGTTGGAGTGTGCTCCTGGGGAGAAGAATGCGCTTTGGCTCGTTTCCCTGGTGTCAACGCCCGTGTCTCACGCTTCGCTAACTGGATTAGAAACAACTCTTAA
- the LOC119191422 gene encoding trypsin, alkaline C-like yields the protein MHLFLALLALGIAAVTAVPANPQRIVGGSITTIEQYPNIVALLFSWNGISFFQECGGTILNSRNVLTAAHCIYYETVNTCRVRSGSTFANSGGVVHNVNSFLIHPNYNPRTRDYDIAIMRTATTIAFNNAAQPAKIAGPNYMVGDNQVVWAAGWGAIWYEGPGSEQLRHVQVWTVNQATCRSRFAAIDRIITDNMLCSGWLDVGGRDQCYGDSGSPLFHNGVVVGVCSWGHECALPRFPGVNVRVSRFANWISIIIIIIIISIRVLAIETEASSDISNDFRGRNVVFHSQSDLVSMRRKIIGPKAVLPPSD from the exons ATGCATCTCTTCCTCGCTTTACTAGCTCTGGGCATCGCAGCCGTAACGG cTGTCCCAGCAAACCCTCAGAGGATCGTGGGTGGTTCTATTACCACTATTGAGCAGTATCCGAACATTGTTGCTCTGCTGTTCTCCTGGAATGGAATCAGTTTCTTCCAAGAGTGCGGTGGTACCATTCTCAATAGCCGAAATGTCCTCACTGCCGCTCACTGCAtcta CTACGAGACAGTCAATACGTGTCGTGTTCGATCTGGTTCAACTTTTGCGAACAGCGGCGGTGTTGTTCACAACGTAAACAGCTTCCTGATCCACCCTAATTACAACCCAAGAACCCGCGATTACGACATCGCCATTATGCGCACCGCCACCACAATTGCCTTCAACAACGCTGCACAACCCGCCAAAATTGCTGGCCCCAACTACATGGTCGGGGACAACCAAGTCGTCTGGGCCGCCGGATGGGGTGCCATTTGG TACGAAGGCCCTGGATCAGAACAGCTGCGCCACGTCCAGGTCTGGACTGTGAATCAGGCCACGTGCAGGTCTCGCTTCGCCGCTATTGACCGCATCATCACCGACAACATGTTGTGCTCCGGTTGGCTCGACGTCGGTGGTCGCGATCAGTGCTATGGTGATTCCGGCAGTCCTCTCTTCCACAACGGTGTCGTCGTTGGAGTGTGCTCCTGGGGTCACGAATGCGCTTTGCCTCGCTTCCCTGGTGTCAACGTCCGTGTCTCACGCTTTGCTAACTGGatcagcatcatcatcatcatcatcatcatcag CATCCGCGTACTCGCGATTGAAACAGAGGCGTCCTCGGATATTTCCAACGATTTTAGAGGAAGGAATGTAGTATTCCATTCCCAGTCTGATCTCGTGAGCATGCGCAGAAAGATCATTGGCCCCAAAGCAGTGTTGCCGCCAAGTGATTGA